The Cylindrospermum stagnale PCC 7417 genome segment AGATTGTGATTTTTTGATTGATGGGTTATTTGGTTTCGGTTTAGAAAGAACAATTACTGATGCCATTGCCACGGCAATTAATGAACTAAATGAACGCAATCAGCCGATTTTTAGTATTGATTTACCTTCGGGGATTCACACTGATACAGGTGAAGTTTTAGGAACCGCAATTCGTGCTACTCACACTTTTTGTTTGGGTTTGTGGAAGTTGGCATTTTTGCAAGATCAAGCTTTAGATTATTTTGGTAAAGTTGAATTAATTGATTTTGATATTCCCTTGGCAGATGTACAAGCCGTTTTGGGGGAAGTACCGAAGATTAAACGCATTACCAAAGTTACGGCACTTTCAACTTTACCGCTTCCCCGTCCTCCAGTGACTCACAAATATAAGGAAGGGCATTTACTGCTGGTTTGTGGTTCTCGGCGTTATGCGGGTGGGGCAATTTTAACTGGTTTAGGTGCGAGAGCAAGTGGTGTGGGGATGCTTTCGATTGCGGTACCGGAATCTTTGAAATATCTTTTGGTGTCTCATTTGCCAGAAGCGCTGATTATTGGTTGTCCTGAGACGGAAACGGGGGCTATATCGCAGTTGCAGCTACCGGAAAAAACTGATTTGAGTTCTTTTAGTGCGATCGCCATTGGCCCCGGTTTAACAAAAGATAGCACACCCATTGTCCAAGCAGTGATGAAAAGCCCAGAACCTTTACTGCTTGATGCTGACGCTTTAAATATCCTGGCGCAATTGGGAACCATCCCCACTTTACAACAACGCCAAGCTGCAACGGTTCTCACACCCCATACAGGTGAATTTCAGCGGTTGTTTCCTGATATTGCTGATGTTAAAGCAGACAAAATCAAA includes the following:
- a CDS encoding bifunctional ADP-dependent NAD(P)H-hydrate dehydratase/NAD(P)H-hydrate epimerase; amino-acid sequence: MQDRQEKISQVVVTAAQMRDIEQQIFAAGMPVVALMEKVAGLIARRVQDLIPPTPLKKRVGILVGPGHNGGDALVVARELYFRGYEIWIYSPFEKLKELTTQHLQYAQSLGIPCYSAIEELPDCDFLIDGLFGFGLERTITDAIATAINELNERNQPIFSIDLPSGIHTDTGEVLGTAIRATHTFCLGLWKLAFLQDQALDYFGKVELIDFDIPLADVQAVLGEVPKIKRITKVTALSTLPLPRPPVTHKYKEGHLLLVCGSRRYAGGAILTGLGARASGVGMLSIAVPESLKYLLVSHLPEALIIGCPETETGAISQLQLPEKTDLSSFSAIAIGPGLTKDSTPIVQAVMKSPEPLLLDADALNILAQLGTIPTLQQRQAATVLTPHTGEFQRLFPDIADVKADKIKAVQAAASQCGATILLKGARTAISNPQGAVWINPESTPALARGGSGDVLTGLLGGLLAQAATKQIPIEDIVATAAWWHSQAGILAAQERTELGVDAFTLTQYLMPVLKQI